In a single window of the Hoyosella subflava DQS3-9A1 genome:
- a CDS encoding class I SAM-dependent methyltransferase — MRKLVVTSPAARQFARRATLRRSVGLLSDFKYEQTRPDIFYGAIARDSADMLSDLYQQVSRKGIAGTVVLDVGGGPGYFADVFAERGAHYLSVEPDPSEMHAAGIQFSGSARGSGMALPIRTSSIDICFSSNVAEHVATPWDLASEMLRVTRPGGLMVLSYTLWWGPFGGHETGRWHYLGGEFAARRYRRQHGREPKNRFGVSLFPITATAGLRWARSVSSADGQADLLAAFPRYNPRWSWWTTSVPGLRELLVSNLVLVLRKR, encoded by the coding sequence GTGCGCAAGCTAGTCGTTACCAGTCCCGCTGCCCGCCAGTTCGCCCGCCGCGCTACCTTGCGCCGCTCAGTCGGATTGCTCAGCGACTTCAAATACGAGCAAACCAGGCCCGACATTTTCTACGGGGCTATCGCCCGCGACTCAGCGGACATGCTGAGCGACCTATATCAGCAGGTCAGCCGCAAGGGAATCGCGGGAACGGTCGTACTCGACGTCGGCGGCGGCCCGGGATACTTCGCCGACGTCTTCGCCGAGCGCGGTGCCCATTACCTCTCGGTCGAACCGGATCCGAGCGAAATGCACGCCGCAGGAATTCAGTTCTCAGGTTCGGCCCGGGGTTCGGGCATGGCCTTGCCCATCCGGACATCGAGCATCGACATCTGTTTCTCTTCCAACGTCGCCGAGCATGTGGCGACGCCCTGGGACCTGGCCAGCGAAATGTTGCGGGTCACGCGTCCCGGAGGGCTGATGGTCCTGTCGTACACGCTGTGGTGGGGGCCGTTCGGCGGTCACGAGACAGGCCGCTGGCACTATCTTGGCGGCGAATTCGCGGCACGCCGGTACCGCCGCCAGCACGGCAGGGAACCGAAGAACCGGTTCGGGGTCTCCCTTTTCCCGATCACTGCCACCGCAGGTCTGCGGTGGGCACGGTCAGTGTCCTCGGCTGACGGACAAGCCGACCTTCTCGCCGCGTTTCCCCGCTACAATCCGCGGTGGAGTTGGTGGACGACTTCGGTTCCGGGTCTGCGCGAGCTACTCGTCAGCAACTTGGTCCTGGTTTTGCGTAAACGCTAG
- a CDS encoding dodecin has product MSDHTYRVTEIVGSSPDSIDDAIKGAIKRASRTLRGLDWFEVTEIRGHISDGQVGHVQVGLKVGFRLENES; this is encoded by the coding sequence ATGTCCGACCACACGTATCGCGTCACGGAGATCGTAGGTTCATCGCCCGATAGCATCGACGACGCGATCAAGGGGGCGATCAAACGGGCTTCGCGGACATTGCGGGGGCTGGACTGGTTCGAGGTGACTGAGATCCGAGGCCACATCTCCGACGGCCAAGTTGGCCATGTTCAGGTTGGCCTCAAAGTGGGTTTTCGGCTCGAGAATGAGAGCTAG
- a CDS encoding phosphoenolpyruvate carboxykinase (GTP), with product MTAATIPGLNGTDDTVPTKHAELLAWVQEVAELTQPDRVVFADGSDAEFERLSNQLVEAGTFIRLNEEKKPHSFLAQSDPSDVARVESRTFICSEREEDAGPTNNWMAPDKMRSLMNELYRGCMRGRTMYVVPFCMGPLGAEQPKLGVEITDSEYVVVSMRVMTRMGQAALDKMGTDMPFVKALHSVGAPLEPGQNDVPWPCNDTKYITHFPETREIWSFGSGYGGNALLGKKCYSLRIASAMAHDEGWLAEHMLILKLISPEDKVYYIAAAFPSACGKTNLAMIHPTVPGWRAETLGDDIAWMRFGEDGRLYAVNPEFGFFGVAPGTNWSSNPTAMRTIEAGNTVFTNVALTDDGDVWWEALENQPDHLTDWLGQPWTPDSGRKAAHPNSRYCTPMSQCPTLAPEWDDPQGVPISAILFGGRRKSTVPLVNQAFNWQHGTFMGATMSSEQTAAAEGKVGSVRRDPMAMIPFLGYNVGDYLQHWIDVGKNADEAKLPKIFYVNWFRRGDDKRFLWPGFGENSRVLKWIVERIEGTADAQSTPIGYVPSASDLDLDGLDVDPNDVDEALAVNSKDWQAEIPLIEEWLEFVGDKLPSGIRDEFEALKNRLDS from the coding sequence ATGACAGCAGCGACCATTCCAGGGCTGAACGGAACGGACGACACGGTCCCCACGAAGCATGCAGAACTTCTCGCTTGGGTGCAGGAAGTCGCTGAACTCACCCAGCCAGACCGTGTCGTGTTTGCCGACGGATCCGACGCTGAGTTCGAGCGCCTGTCGAACCAGCTTGTTGAGGCTGGCACGTTCATTCGCCTGAACGAGGAGAAGAAACCGCACTCGTTCCTTGCGCAGTCGGACCCCTCCGACGTTGCTCGTGTGGAGTCTCGGACGTTCATATGCAGTGAGCGTGAAGAAGACGCAGGCCCCACCAACAACTGGATGGCGCCTGACAAGATGCGCTCGCTCATGAACGAGCTCTATCGCGGCTGCATGCGTGGGCGCACCATGTATGTGGTGCCGTTCTGCATGGGTCCGCTTGGTGCTGAACAGCCAAAGCTTGGCGTCGAGATCACCGACTCGGAGTACGTTGTGGTGTCCATGCGCGTCATGACCCGCATGGGGCAGGCAGCCCTCGACAAGATGGGCACCGACATGCCCTTCGTCAAAGCCCTCCACTCGGTAGGTGCCCCGCTCGAGCCTGGTCAGAACGATGTGCCGTGGCCGTGCAACGACACGAAGTACATCACGCATTTCCCGGAGACCCGTGAGATCTGGAGCTTCGGCTCAGGTTATGGCGGCAATGCGCTCCTGGGTAAGAAGTGCTACTCGCTGCGTATCGCCTCGGCGATGGCCCACGACGAGGGCTGGCTGGCCGAGCACATGCTCATCCTGAAGCTGATCTCTCCGGAAGACAAGGTCTACTACATCGCGGCGGCATTCCCGAGCGCGTGCGGCAAGACAAACCTCGCGATGATCCATCCCACAGTTCCAGGCTGGCGCGCTGAGACTCTCGGTGATGACATCGCGTGGATGCGGTTCGGTGAGGATGGCCGCCTGTACGCCGTCAATCCTGAGTTCGGATTCTTCGGGGTAGCACCGGGCACGAACTGGAGCTCGAACCCTACCGCGATGAGGACCATCGAGGCAGGCAACACCGTCTTCACCAATGTCGCGCTGACTGACGACGGCGATGTGTGGTGGGAAGCCCTGGAAAACCAGCCCGATCACCTCACGGACTGGCTTGGCCAGCCATGGACACCGGATTCGGGCAGGAAAGCGGCACACCCGAACTCCCGGTATTGCACGCCGATGTCGCAGTGCCCGACTCTCGCGCCAGAGTGGGATGACCCACAGGGTGTTCCGATCTCTGCAATCCTCTTCGGTGGCCGCCGCAAGTCGACGGTGCCGCTGGTGAACCAGGCCTTCAATTGGCAGCATGGCACCTTCATGGGCGCCACGATGTCGAGCGAGCAGACCGCTGCGGCAGAAGGCAAGGTTGGTTCCGTTCGCCGCGACCCGATGGCGATGATTCCATTCCTCGGCTACAACGTGGGCGACTACCTGCAGCACTGGATCGACGTGGGAAAGAACGCCGACGAGGCGAAGCTGCCGAAGATCTTCTACGTGAACTGGTTCCGACGCGGTGACGACAAGCGGTTCTTGTGGCCAGGTTTCGGCGAGAACAGCCGGGTCCTGAAATGGATCGTCGAGCGGATTGAGGGGACGGCCGACGCGCAATCGACCCCGATTGGCTACGTCCCGTCAGCCAGTGATCTCGACCTCGACGGGCTCGATGTTGACCCCAATGACGTTGATGAAGCGCTCGCGGTCAACAGCAAGGACTGGCAGGCCGAGATTCCGCTGATCGAGGAGTGGCTGGAGTTCGTCGGCGACAAGTTGCCGAGCGGCATCCGCGACGAGTTCGAGGCGCTGAAGAACCGTCTAGACAGCTGA
- a CDS encoding DUF6802 family protein codes for MWTPDELGGAECLGALVDGTSLELCRSELLNPTIDMTGDGVFDSGRMVESDTVFLATDRTGDGFADTVTRIGPDGTYEVWQVSESAASGSAQWRLDDGGLLA; via the coding sequence ATGTGGACACCGGATGAACTGGGCGGCGCGGAGTGCCTGGGTGCGCTCGTAGACGGAACTTCCCTGGAGCTTTGCAGGTCGGAGCTGCTGAATCCCACGATCGACATGACCGGTGACGGCGTTTTCGATAGTGGCCGCATGGTGGAAAGCGATACTGTATTCCTCGCGACAGACCGCACCGGTGACGGGTTTGCAGACACAGTGACCCGAATCGGGCCAGATGGCACCTACGAAGTGTGGCAGGTATCAGAATCCGCAGCTAGCGGTAGTGCGCAGTGGCGGCTCGACGACGGCGGGCTGCTAGCCTAG
- the trmB gene encoding tRNA (guanosine(46)-N7)-methyltransferase TrmB, which translates to MDHRQVLSDPERDTGPDDADEVNGGREASRLFPRVTSYRTRTGVLKPSRQDAWDRMWDTFGRNAGDEPIDVDAWFGREAPTVVEIGCGMGTATAEMALAEPDVNLIAIDVYKPGLAKLLQLIEENGITNIRVVRGDAVEIFEKMIAPTSLTGVRVYFPDPWPKKRHHKRRLLKPEMFHLIATRLAPQGILHVATDHAEYAEFIEESGNSEPMLGPVTWPWPISRNRPETKFEGRAARVGSAITDLAWGRITG; encoded by the coding sequence GTGGACCATAGACAGGTGCTGAGCGACCCTGAACGTGACACCGGACCCGACGATGCCGACGAAGTTAACGGCGGACGGGAGGCCTCCCGGCTGTTTCCCCGTGTGACGAGCTACCGCACTCGCACGGGTGTGCTCAAGCCGTCCCGCCAGGACGCATGGGACCGTATGTGGGACACATTCGGCCGGAATGCCGGTGACGAACCGATCGATGTCGACGCCTGGTTCGGCCGCGAGGCGCCCACCGTCGTGGAGATCGGTTGCGGGATGGGCACCGCGACAGCCGAGATGGCGCTGGCCGAACCTGACGTCAACCTCATCGCGATCGACGTTTACAAACCTGGGCTGGCGAAGCTGCTTCAGTTAATCGAGGAGAACGGGATCACCAACATTCGCGTGGTGCGGGGTGACGCGGTGGAGATCTTTGAGAAGATGATCGCGCCCACTTCACTGACGGGTGTGCGTGTCTACTTTCCCGATCCCTGGCCCAAGAAACGCCACCATAAGCGGCGTCTCCTCAAACCTGAGATGTTTCATCTCATCGCTACACGTTTAGCACCTCAGGGGATTCTGCATGTTGCAACCGATCATGCCGAGTACGCTGAGTTCATCGAAGAATCCGGGAATTCGGAACCGATGCTGGGCCCGGTCACGTGGCCGTGGCCCATCAGCCGCAATCGTCCCGAAACTAAGTTTGAGGGCCGGGCCGCGCGCGTCGGTAGCGCGATTACTGACCTCGCATGGGGGAGAATCACGGGATGA
- a CDS encoding NYN domain-containing protein produces the protein MSVSQEIPETTDRDAFDVPSISGRRSRVLLVWDAPNLDMGLGAILGGRPTAAYRPRFDALGRWLLQRTAEIEQTRGLAPGSLEPEATVFTNIAPGSADVVRPWVEALRNVGFAVFAKPKIDEDSDVDSDMLSHIEHRHTGDGLAGVMVASADGQAFREPLEELAAAQVPVQVIGFREHASWAVSSTTLDFVDLEEIPGVFREPLPRVSLDSLPEEGAWLQPFRPLAALLTLR, from the coding sequence ATGAGCGTCAGCCAGGAAATACCTGAGACAACGGATCGGGACGCATTCGATGTCCCCAGCATCAGCGGCCGACGGTCGCGGGTGCTCCTCGTGTGGGATGCCCCGAATCTCGATATGGGTCTCGGCGCTATTCTTGGCGGCCGCCCAACTGCTGCCTACCGCCCCCGCTTCGATGCGCTGGGCCGGTGGTTGTTACAGCGCACGGCGGAGATCGAGCAGACGCGAGGACTTGCGCCTGGCAGCCTCGAGCCTGAAGCCACCGTCTTCACCAACATCGCGCCCGGCAGTGCCGACGTTGTTCGCCCGTGGGTCGAGGCACTGCGGAACGTCGGTTTCGCTGTTTTCGCCAAGCCCAAGATCGACGAAGACAGTGATGTCGACTCCGACATGCTCAGCCACATCGAGCACCGTCACACCGGGGATGGCCTCGCTGGGGTAATGGTTGCCTCCGCGGATGGCCAGGCGTTCCGTGAACCACTCGAGGAACTCGCGGCGGCCCAGGTGCCGGTCCAGGTGATCGGGTTCAGGGAGCACGCCAGCTGGGCAGTCTCGTCAACGACCCTCGATTTCGTCGACCTTGAAGAGATCCCTGGCGTCTTCCGGGAGCCACTGCCGCGAGTCAGCCTCGACTCGCTGCCTGAGGAAGGCGCATGGCTGCAGCCGTTCCGTCCGCTTGCGGCGTTGCTCACCCTGCGCTGA
- a CDS encoding fluoride efflux transporter FluC: MPRHPRRASMFRGQWDVLGIVALGGALGAFARYALTLAWPAAPGAIPWHTFIANATGSALIGVTIVLVSEVRTAHRLMRPFLGTGVLGGFTTFSIYTAEIVELVEHGRRIAAAGYLSLTLVAALAGVWAAMRITRALAS, encoded by the coding sequence ATGCCCCGACACCCCCGTCGTGCATCCATGTTTCGTGGGCAGTGGGATGTCCTCGGGATCGTGGCACTCGGCGGTGCGCTCGGAGCTTTCGCGCGGTACGCGCTCACGCTGGCCTGGCCCGCAGCGCCCGGCGCAATCCCCTGGCACACATTTATCGCGAATGCGACAGGATCCGCATTGATCGGCGTCACCATTGTGCTTGTCAGTGAAGTGAGGACAGCGCACCGGCTGATGCGGCCTTTCCTGGGCACCGGCGTGTTAGGTGGTTTCACCACGTTTTCGATCTATACCGCCGAGATAGTGGAACTCGTGGAGCACGGCCGCCGCATCGCCGCCGCGGGATACTTATCACTGACACTCGTAGCAGCTCTGGCTGGAGTGTGGGCGGCCATGCGCATCACGCGAGCACTGGCGTCATAA
- a CDS encoding DUF190 domain-containing protein: MTSNPASALRVMVLLAEDDTWHHKPLYSEVVHRARAAGLAGASVFRGIEGFGASALVHTSRILSLSEDLPIVVVIVDSESKVRAFLPALDEILSDAVVLVDPVEFIRYQTEPHQ; the protein is encoded by the coding sequence ATGACAAGTAACCCCGCTTCCGCACTTCGGGTCATGGTGCTCCTCGCGGAGGATGACACCTGGCATCACAAGCCGCTCTACTCCGAGGTAGTCCACCGGGCTCGCGCTGCGGGTCTTGCCGGTGCGAGCGTTTTCCGCGGGATTGAAGGGTTCGGCGCGTCGGCCCTCGTTCATACGTCGCGGATACTTTCGCTCAGTGAAGATCTGCCGATCGTCGTTGTGATCGTCGACAGCGAAAGCAAGGTCCGTGCCTTTCTTCCTGCGCTCGATGAGATTCTCAGCGACGCCGTCGTCCTTGTTGATCCCGTTGAGTTCATCCGGTACCAGACGGAGCCTCACCAGTGA
- the crcB gene encoding fluoride efflux transporter CrcB — translation MTWLLIAAGAAVGAPLRYLTDRWIATRHDSVFPWGTFAVNVAGSALLGVLVGAITAGLLPYELQLLLITGFCGALTTYSTFSYETIRLAEDGAAAVAIANVVATIVVGLLAFAGGAALAGVVWQVSA, via the coding sequence GTGACGTGGCTGCTCATAGCCGCGGGCGCTGCCGTCGGAGCGCCCCTGCGCTATCTCACTGATCGCTGGATTGCCACACGTCACGATTCGGTCTTTCCGTGGGGCACCTTCGCCGTCAACGTGGCTGGCAGCGCACTTCTTGGCGTCCTTGTCGGCGCTATCACCGCAGGCTTGCTGCCGTATGAACTACAGCTTCTCTTAATCACTGGTTTCTGCGGTGCTCTCACCACCTATTCAACATTCTCGTACGAGACGATTCGCCTCGCGGAAGATGGAGCTGCCGCAGTGGCGATTGCGAACGTCGTGGCCACCATCGTCGTCGGCCTGCTCGCATTTGCTGGGGGTGCTGCCCTAGCGGGAGTGGTCTGGCAGGTCAGCGCATGA